The Pseudomonas rhizosphaerae genomic sequence GCCCGCAACCATTGAGGCGCAGGTGTTGATGGCAATGGCCCTGCAGGCTGAAGATGCCTCCTGGAGCGATCAACAGGCGCTGCCTGCGCAGGTCTTCGAAAACGCTGCGCATGTCGACCGGGACGCGTGACCGCGCCCACACGCAGGCTCCCCCTGCCGTGCTCGCCAGCTGCAACCGCTCGTGCAGACGGGCGTGCAGCACGGTGATGAAAGCACTCACCTGGCGTTGCAGGGCTTCGCGTTGCAGGCCCAGACAGTCGTCGTAGCTGCCACCGCTGATGAACCGTGCCAGAACCTTGTGCCGCAAGGGTGGTGCTACGGTCGTGCGTTGCAGGCAGTACTGCTGCAGGCGGACCTGCCAATGCCGCGACAGCAGGTAGGCGAACGGTGCCTCGGCGCCCACGAGGTGGTGCAGGGATCCGAAGATCAACAAGCGTTGCGGCGCAACCAGATCGCGAAAACGCAGTGTCCCCTGGAAACACAAGTCGCCCTCGGTATCGTCTTCGGCCACCCATACGCCGTGTCGGTCCAGCAGGCTGGCAATGGTGCGCTTGTCCGCGTCATCGATGCAGGTCCCGTGGGGCGCGTGGAACGATGCGCCGAGCACCATGAGGCGGACTTGATGCCCAGCGAGCACCTCCTGCAAACGCTGCAGCGGCACCCTGCCCTGCGCATCGAGGGCCAGCTCCACCACCCGCGCGCCGGCCTGCTGCAAGGTTCGCAGAATGCGCCAACCGCATGGCACCAGCACGACGACCACGGCGCCTTGCAGTTGCATCGCGTTCCAGGCCATGTGCAGCACGTTCAGCAGATCGCTGCCGATGTAAACGTCGTCGGCGCACCAGTGATCGTCCAGGCAACGGGTATAGCGCGTGGCCACTGCGTGACGCAGCTCCAGCTCCCCACAGGGCTGGACGACACCGCACAGCCCTGCCGGATACCGCCTGGCCAACTCGACCTCGAACCTGAGCAGCGCCTTCAAGGCATCGGCGCGGGGTACGGGTGCCGCACGACCGAACACGTCCATATCGGACTGGCAGGCACCGGCCAGCACACGCTGGAGCAGATCGGGGCTGGCCAGCGCGGGTCCGAATACCGTGGAGCCACGCGCGTAGTAGCCGGACTTGGCAATCGGCTCGATCCGACCTTCGGCTTCGAGCATCCCATAGGCAGCCTGTACGGTCGAAACCGAAACATCCAGGGTTCGGCCCAGCGCCCGTAAAGACGGCAACTTGGTGCGCGCCCCTGGCTCGATTCCGTCGATCAGACGCAGCAGGTAACGGTAGACCCCTTGGTAGGCAAATGCGCCGGCCTTGTCCTTGGCAGCGCCGTTCATGGCAACCTGGGCCGTTGATAGAGCCCTTGCAGCGTGGCCAGCGGCAGGCCACTGACCGACTCCAGCCACTGCACCACCTGCGCTGGAACCCTGGACCCGCGCAACACTCGGTGCAGATAGGGCATGGTTACCTGCATCCCGGGATGGCATGTCGACAGGAACGCCTCCAGGCATGCCCCGCGCTCGGTGAACGGGGCGTACACGGCGCAGCTCACCTGTGCCGGATCCATCCCGTACCATGTGGACAGGCGATTCTGCATCTGGTCACCGGCGCTGCGTGTGACCGCGCCAGACCGATGGGTTATTGCCCCTGTCAGGTCAGGACCTGCGCGTGCGACGTCGGCGCGGAACGCATCCAGCCCCTGTTCGAAGGTGCCCCCGTGCAGGCGCTGGCTGCGCAGGCCATACAGGTAAGCCACGCAGGCAAGTTGCGGGCAGCGGTTTTCCAGCGGCTCGAACAGCGATGGCACGGGCTCGCAGCCGAGAAATTGCCACAAGGCGGCGTCCGCCACCGACGGTTCGCCGAGCAGATCGTCCACACCGAGCAATCGCACCCCAACGGGCAGACCGGAACGTTGACCACGCGGCACGACAGCGTCTCCTGCATTCACTGCCTGCAAGCAACCACTGCTCTGCCAATGGTCGCGGGGCATGCGCGCCCCACCTGCGCGCCGCCGCTCGCGTAGGGCCCAGGCGACGAAGCGTCGGCGCTGCAACCGCGGTTGGTCGAGCAGGATGGCGTCCGCCGGGGCCTGGTAGCCCAGCAAGCGCTGATAAACCCGTGCCATGGCGCGATAACCCTGACTTTGTAACGCCGTGGGCGCGGACGTGTCGAGCCCATGAGCTGCGGTCAACAGTTCGGTGCGCAGGTTCATGCGCCGTTGATTGATGCTCGCGTGGCGGTACTCATAGGGTTGCAGGGCCTCGTCGTCGAAGGCCAGCAGCTCGACGCGCGGATCATCGTGCAGGAACAGCGCATTGCAGGCCCGCTGCACGTTGCCGTTGCGCACATCGTCGAGCAGCGCCTGGCTGCTGACGGCGGCGCGGATTGAGAACGTCGGTTGATGACGGGCGGCCAACGTCAATTGTGCCGCCCGCAGCAACGCCAGGCTCCCATGGCCTGCGGCGCTGCCGCAGAGCCTGTACACGATTCGATAGCTGCCCAGACGCTGCGCGCCCCCGGCGGCCGTCATCAGACGCTGGATCAGGGGCTGTACCGCCATCCGCCGCGCGGGCGAAAAGGAGCCGAGCAAACGCGACAGCACCTGCTGGTAAACATGGTTCATGGCTTGCTGGTGCATTGCGCTCATTGCTGGTTTCCGAGTTCTGCCAGGAACCCGCCGGACGACTGCCACGCTTCGAAACGTGCTTGCCAAGCCCCGGAGACGGGCATAGAGCGCGCATTATGAAGAGCCGCCTACTGATTAAAAGATACAGAAAGTCGGCGAAAGGCAGTGCAGATCAGCGGGCGTACGGCAAGACCGTACGAGCACCATGAGGCGCCCATGCCCGCGCGGAGCGCAATCGGAGGGTTCTGAAAAATGAGCGGAAACGTCCTACAAATGAGGGCGAATCAGGCGGGAAGCAGCGTTGAAAACACGGCGTTCCAAGCAGGAACGCCGTGCCAGCCAACCGGGTCGGTTACAGCTGCAGCGCGATGCGGCCGCCGCAGGGGCATTCGTCCATGGCCTTGTGTGCCTCGACGAACTGATCGAACGGATACACCTTGGCAATCTGCGGCACCAGGACGCGGTCTGCCGTCATCTGGTTGATATCACGCAAGGCGCGCTGCAGGGCCTCGGCATCCTGGATGATCCCCAGTTCCGGCTTGCCAAGGAAGTTGCCCAGGCAATGCACATGGAACTGGATGTTCTTCTGGAACGCGGCACAGGCCGGGAACGGCGTCTGGTTGCCGCCCTGCAAGCCATACAGGATCAGGCTGCCACGGGGCGCCAATACGTCACCCAGGACCGACATCTGTGGCCCACCCAGACCGTCCAGCACCATGTCCACGCCACGGTTGCCGGTGAACTTGTCGATCTGCATGAGCAGGTCCTGTTCCTCGGTCACCACCACTTTCTCGGCGCCCAGCGACAACAGGTAGTCGCGCTCGGCGGGATTGCGCGTGGCGGCGATCACCTTCAGGCCCAGGGCCTTGCCCAACTGCACGAACGAGGGTCCGGCGCAGTGGCTGGCATCGGTCACCAATGCGGTCTGCCCTGGTTTGGCACGGGCGAGTTCGGCGTACGCGAAATACGCGATCAGCAACGGCGTGTAATGCACCGCCGCCTCGATTGGCGAAAGGATGTCCGGGTAGCGGGTCAGGGCCGTGGCGGGCAGCAGCACCGCCTCGCCATAGACCGGGTATTCATTGGGGCTTTGCGCAGGAAAACTGGCAACCTTGTCGCCCACCGCAAAACCTTCGACACCCTCGCCCAGCGCGGTGACCACACCCGCCATCTCCTGACCGAGGCCCGCCGGCAAGCGTGCTTGCGACGGCGCCAGGTTCTGCCGCCAGAGCACGTCATACCAGCTGATACCGATCGCCTCGACACGTACCTGAACTTCGCCCGGAGCGGGCGATGCCACTGCGTGCTCTTCGCACGTCAAGACTTGCGCCGGGCCAAATTTATGAAAACGGATCGTGCGGGACATCGCAAACCTCGCCTTGTAAACCTCTAATGCCCTGAACTTTATCTGGGCATTCGCGCATAAGCTATCAGCGCCTGTTAATAGTCGACATGCTCGCCATCGATTCGACCCGGCGACCGCTCTGCGGCGCGGGCACGAGGATGGCACAAACCGAAATTTTCCGGTGCAGGGTAGCAGCCTTTGCCCTTAAGATTCACGCCAGCACCTCTTCTTCATGTTCCAGCGGGCCTATAGATGAACCGTAACGACCTGCGTCGCGTCGACCTGAACCTGTTGATCGTGTTCGAAACCCTGATGCATGAACGCAGTGTCACCCGCGCGGCCGAAAAGCTCTTTCTCGGCCAGCCGGCCATCAGCGCGGCACTGTCGCGCCTGCGCGGCTTGTTCGACGACCCTTTGTTCGTGCGCACCGGACGCAGCATGGAGCCTTCGGCGCGGGCCATGGAGATCTTCGCCCTGCTCTCGCCGGCGCTGGACTCCATCTCCACGGCCGTCAGCCGCGCCGCCGAGTTCGACCCGGCCACCAGCACCGCGGTATTCCGCATCGGCCT encodes the following:
- a CDS encoding PLP-dependent aminotransferase family protein; translation: MNGAAKDKAGAFAYQGVYRYLLRLIDGIEPGARTKLPSLRALGRTLDVSVSTVQAAYGMLEAEGRIEPIAKSGYYARGSTVFGPALASPDLLQRVLAGACQSDMDVFGRAAPVPRADALKALLRFEVELARRYPAGLCGVVQPCGELELRHAVATRYTRCLDDHWCADDVYIGSDLLNVLHMAWNAMQLQGAVVVVLVPCGWRILRTLQQAGARVVELALDAQGRVPLQRLQEVLAGHQVRLMVLGASFHAPHGTCIDDADKRTIASLLDRHGVWVAEDDTEGDLCFQGTLRFRDLVAPQRLLIFGSLHHLVGAEAPFAYLLSRHWQVRLQQYCLQRTTVAPPLRHKVLARFISGGSYDDCLGLQREALQRQVSAFITVLHARLHERLQLASTAGGACVWARSRVPVDMRSVFEDLRRQRLLIAPGGIFSLQGHCHQHLRLNGCGHSTEQWERCATALSAALEAHGV
- a CDS encoding zinc-dependent alcohol dehydrogenase family protein, translated to MSRTIRFHKFGPAQVLTCEEHAVASPAPGEVQVRVEAIGISWYDVLWRQNLAPSQARLPAGLGQEMAGVVTALGEGVEGFAVGDKVASFPAQSPNEYPVYGEAVLLPATALTRYPDILSPIEAAVHYTPLLIAYFAYAELARAKPGQTALVTDASHCAGPSFVQLGKALGLKVIAATRNPAERDYLLSLGAEKVVVTEEQDLLMQIDKFTGNRGVDMVLDGLGGPQMSVLGDVLAPRGSLILYGLQGGNQTPFPACAAFQKNIQFHVHCLGNFLGKPELGIIQDAEALQRALRDINQMTADRVLVPQIAKVYPFDQFVEAHKAMDECPCGGRIALQL